AACGTGAAGCACGTCGCCGTCGAGGCGGACGAAAGTGCGTTCGCGACGGTGACCGTCAAGCCGAACTTCAAGACGCTGGGCAGACGCTGCGGACCCAAGCTCAAGGAGATCGGCCCGGCGCTGGCGGATTGGGGCTTCGAGGAGGTCGCGAAGCTCGAAGCCGGCGGGACGATCGAGGTCGTGGGGGAGGCCCTCGCCCTCGAGGACGTGCTGCTCCAGCGCGAAGCGAGCGCCGACGCGGCGACCGCCACCGACGGCGAGTACACCGTCGTGCTCGACACGGCGCTCGACGACGGATTGCGCCGAGAGGGGGTCGCGCGAGACGCGATCAACCTCTTCAACAACGTGCGCAAGGACAAGGGCTTCGAAGTCTCCGACCGGGTGCGGATCGGCTGGGCCTGCGAGGACGCGGAAATCAGCGCGGCGCTGGCCGAGCATGCGGACCTCGTCGCGCGCGAGATCCTGGCGTCGACCTTCGTCGGCGAAGCGGCGAGCGGACTCGGCGACGCGCTGGAGCTCGGTGGCGCCACGCTCCACTTCTCGATCGCGCGCGAGGGCTAGCGCGCAATCCTCCACCCGCGCGCCCCGAGGACCCGGCGTCGTTTTGGCACGCCTGCGGACGCGCGGTCCCTGACCCCGCGTCCTCGACGCACGGAGTGAGCGATCTAGGATGGAGCGCGCACATCCAGCGCGCCGCGCCACGAGGAGTCCTGCCATGTCTCTGATCCAGACCGAAGACCGCGACGAAGGCGTGCGCATCCTGCGCATCGACAACGGCAAGCCCAACGCGGTCTCGACCGCGATGTCGACCGAGCTGATCGCCGCGCTCGAAGCCGCGGAGAAGGACGCGAACGCGGTCATCCTCACCGGCCGTCCGGGCATGTTCTCGGCGGGCTTCGATCTCGGCACGATGGGTGAAGGCCCGAAGGCCGCGGCCGAGATGGTCGCCAACGGCGGCAGGCTCGCGCTCGCGATCTACAACCACCCGAAGCCGATCGTCGGGGCGATCAGCGGCCACGCGGTCGCGATGGGCCTCTTCATGGCCATGGTCTGTGACTACCGGATCGGCGCGGCGGGGAAGTTCAAGTACCAGGCGAACGAGACGGCGATCGGGATGACGCTGCCGGACTTCGCGATCCAATTCTCCCGTGCAGCGCTCTCGAAGCGCCACTTCGACCGCGTGATCGTGCAATCGGAGCAGTACGGGCCCGAGGGGGCTCGGGACTCCGGCATGATCGACGAGGTGGTCGAGGCGGACGCCCTCGAGGCGCGGGCCCTCGAGGTCGCGACCCACTTCGCGACGAATCTCAAGCAGCCGGCCTTCCGCAACAACAAGCGCCTGTCCCACGGCCCCGTCGCAGCGTCGATCGCAGAGAAGCTCGAAGCCGACATCCAGGCCGCGATGGGTGGCTAGGGAGGCCGCCCATGCAGCTCAATGGAATCGCGCACGTCCAGCTGACCGTCTCGGACCTCGAACGCGCCCGCACATTCTGGGCGCCGCTCTTCGAGCTCTTCGAGATGAAGGTCCTGATCGATTCCGAGGTCTACTTCTACGGAATCGGGAGCCGGACCGGAATCGCGCTCTCGCCGGCGGACGAAGGGAAGGGCGAGCCCTTCGACCAGCGCCGCGTGGGACTCCATCATCTGTGCCTGCGCGCGCGGGAACGCGAGCAGATCGACGAGATCCATGACGTCGTGGTCGGGCTCGGCGCCACGGTCGTGCATCCGCCCAGGGAAGACGGCTTCGCACCGGGCTACTACTCCCTGCTCTTCGAGGATCCCGACGGGATCCGGATCGAAGTGAACCACGTGCCCGGCAAGGGGCACCTGAAGGACTGAGAGCGGGCGGCTAGGCCGGTCGGACCTCGACCGGGATCCCGTTCGCGACGTGCGTCGCCGACAGGACGTCGATAGACGACTCGTCCGTCAGGTAGTTCGCACAGGCACCCGGCTGCTTGTCCTGGGCGACCGAGAGGCGCACGCCCGGGAGGTTGTGGCCATAGCCGTGCGGCAGGCTCACGACCCCCGGCATCATCTCGTCGGTCACTTCGCACTCGACCTCGATCTCGCCGACGCGACTCGCGACCCGCGCGAACTTCCGGCTCTCGATCCCGAGACGCGCGGCGTCGTCCGGGTGGATCAGGAGCGTGCAGCGGTTCCGCCCCTTCGCGAGGGCGGGGAGGTTGTGGAGCCAGGAATTCATGTTCCGGATCTGGCGGCGTCCGACCAGCACCATCCGATCTTCACGGCTCCGCTCTTCGAGCCCGGCCTCGAGGCGCGGCAGGTCTCCGAGGATGTACTCCGGGCAGAGGTCGATCCGGTCCATCGGCATGCAGTCCGGCAGCCGATTCGCCTGGAGCGCGCCGAGGTCGATCCCCTGGTCGGCGTCGCGCAGCTTCTCGAGGTTCAACCCGTCCGGGTTCGCGCCGAACTTGTCGCCGTAGGGGCCCACGCGGATCATGCACTCGATCATCCGCAGGGGGCCGTGCTCGTCCTGGAGCATGTCGTAGGCCTGCTCCGGCGTGACCTCGGGACAACCGGTGTCCGGTCCGACCATCATGCCGAGCATGCCCTTCACCATCATGTCGTCGACGATCTCCCACGAAGGCGCCCCGTTCAGGCGCGCGCCGAGCTCGCAGTAGATCTGCCACTGGTGGCGCTGGTCCTCGCTCGGAGCGAAGAATTCCGGGCTCCATCGCGTGAAGTTCCGGACGCTCGTCGTTTCGAACAGGAAGTCGTAGTTCTCGTGCTCGAGCTGGACCGTGCTCGGCATGATGAGATCCGCGTGCCGGCTCGTCTCGTTGATGTAGATGTCGAGGGAGAGCATGAACTCGAGCTCGTCGAGGGCCTTCGCCAGGCGTTCGCCGTTCGGCGCGGAGAGCACGGGGTTCCCGATCGCGCAGATGAAGCCGCGCATGCGGTCCTCGCCGGCGCTGGCTTCCTCCATCTCTTCGGCCATCAAGCCACAAGGGAGCTGGTTGTCGACCTCGGGGATCCCGCGCTTCACCGTTCGATAGCGGCCGTGGGCGAAGGGCTCCCAGGGACGACCGGCCTCGGAGCGTCCGGTCGCCGGGCGCGGGAAGAGCATCCCGCCCTCCGCGTCGAGGCGGCCCGTGACGACGTTCACGACGTAGATCAGCCAGGAGGCGAGGGTGCCGAACTCCTGGGTGCAGAGACCGATCCGGCCGTACCAGGCCCCCTTCGCCGCGCAGAAGTCCCGGACGAGCTGGCGCGTCGTCTCCGGCGCGATCCCCGTCGCGGCTTCGACGCGCTCGGGCGTGTAGTCGGCAGAGACGCGCTCGATGGTGTCGAGGCCGTCGGTGAAGGCCGCGAGGCGGCCCGGATTCGCGAGGCCCTCCGCGAAGAGGACCTGGCAGACCGCGAGCAGGAAGTAGGCGTCGGCGCCGGGCTTGATGAAGACGTGGTCGGTCGCGATCTCGGCGGTCTCGGTCCGGCGCGGATCGATCACGACGACCCGGCCCTGGCCGCCGGGGCCGCGAGCGATCACGTCCTGCAGCCGCTTCTTCGCGTTGGGCCCGGACATGAGGCTGCCCTGGGACACGAGCGGGTTGCCGCCCATGCAGACGAAGAAATCGATCCGCTCGATGTCGGGGATCGGGAACATCCAGCCGTCGCCCAGCATCGTGTGGAGCGCGACGTTCTGGGGCTGCTGGTCCATGGTTGCCGCGGAGAACGAGCGCTGGGTCTCGAGGCCTGCCAGGAAGGGCGGGATGTAGAGCTGGGCCCCGACGTTGTGGCCGGTCGGGTTGCCGATGTAATAGCCGTTGGCGTCGTTGCCGTACTTCTCCTTGATCGCGGAGAGCTCCCTGACGGCGATCTCCATCGCCTCGTCCCACTCGATCTCCGTCCACGATCCGTCGTCGTTCTTCTTGACCGGCTTGCGCAGGCGTTCCGGGTCCTCGTAGATCTCCTTCATGGCCATCGCCTTCGGGCAGAGGTAGCCCTCGGAGCGGGGATCGTCGGGATCGCCTTCGACGCGCAGCACGCTCCGCGCCGCGGGGTCGATCTCGACCTTGAGGCCGCAGCTGGCCTCGCAGGTCGGGCACGAGCGGGTGAGGGTGATCGTTTCGGAATGTCGGTCGGGCGCGGCCATAGATCGGGAGCTCCTCGGCGGATGGGCGAGCCGAGAGCCTATCGCAGGAAGTCGCGTGCTAGGCTGCGTCGCTCCCGCTCGAGAGGTCGTCCGGAGTCGTGCCCGCGAAACGCGTCAGGAGGTCGTCCGGAGTCGTGCCCGCGAAACGCGTCAGGAGATCGCCCGAAGCCGCGCGCGCCGAGATCCTCGAGGCCGCCGAGGGGCTGCTCCGGGATCACGACTGGGCCCTCGTCTCGGTGGACCAGCTGATGGAGCGGACCGGGATGACCCGGTCCTCGTTCTACCACTACTTCAAGAGCGTGGACGAAGTCGCGGTCGCGCTCTTCGCGCGGGTCGAGGACGAGATCCGTACGGCCGTGGACGACTGGCTCGAGGGCGACGAGCCCTCGGACGATCCGGAAACGGCCGCCGTCGAGGCGCTTACGCGGATGTTCGACGTCTGGGCCGGGCACATCACGCTGATGCGCGCGATGGAGCACGCGGCCGGGCGGAGCGGGGCGGCCTACGAGCAGTGGCGGGAGCGTCTGGTCGAGGGCTACGTCGCCCAGACAGCGGCCTTCATCGACAAGGCGGTCGAGGAGGGGCGGAGCGACGTGTCGGACCCGTCGACGCTGGCCCGGGCCCTGATCCTGATGAACCTCTCCGTTGCGACGGACGAAGCGCGACGGCCCGAACCGTTCTCGGCGGAGCGGCTCGGGCGAACGATCGGCCGGGTCTGGGCGAGCGCAATCTACCGGAATTCCTGACGTTTCCGGACCTCGGGCTCACCGCAGGGGCGAATCGCGGATTTTTGTTGACGGAGTGTCGATAGATGACGATACTATTCACGAACCGTCAATAGTGCTTGCCGACGCGATCCGTCGGGCGGGCGCGACCGAGGAGGGCACCCCATGGCCAGCGCAGCTCCCACGACCCGGATCGAACCCCTCGACGTCCATCCCGGCTGGGCCCGGTCCGGGCGAACGCCCCGCATCGCGATCATCGGCGCCGGTATGTCCGGCATCGCCTCGGTCGTGAAGCTCCGGCGCGCCGGCTACACGGATCTCACCGTCTACGAAAAGGCGGACCGCGTCGGCGGGACCTGGCGGGAGAACCACTACCCGGGGCTCTCCTGCGACGTGCCGTCGTACTGGTACTCCTTCACCTTCGCGCCCAACCCCGACTGGTCCCATCGCTTCTCCTACGGCCCCGAGATCCAGGCCTACATGGAGAAGACGGCCCGCGACTTCGGCGTCACGGACGTCGTCCGGTTCGGGACGGCGGTCGCCGACCTCCGCTACGAAGCGCCGCGCTGGCGACTCACGACCGAGCACGGGGACGAAGAGGTCTACGACATCGTCGTCTCGGCAACGGGCGTCCTCCACCATCCGGTCCTGCCCGACATCGAAGGTCTCGAGTCCTTCGAGGGCGAGATGTTCCACTCGGCGCGATGGCAGGACGACGTCGAGCTCGCCGGCCGCCGCGTCGGCGTGATCGGGACGGGGTCGACCGCCGCGCAGATCGTCGGCGAGATCGGACCGAAGGTCGGAGATCTCTCGGTCTTCCAGCGCACGCCCCAGTGGATGGCGCCGCTCGCGCAGAAGGAATACTCGGCCGGCTGGAAGCGCTTCGCGCGGGCCTTCCCGATCGTGCTCAAGGGGCTCTACTACTTCTACTACTGGTTCATGTCGACGCGGATCGGAGGCGCCGTGCTCGGTGACGAGAAGGCGCACAAGATGCTGTCGGAGGCCTGTCAGCGGAACCTGGAGGACAGCGTCGCGGATCCCGCGCTGCGCGAGAAGCTCACGCCGGACTACGCGGCGGCCTGCAAGCGGCTCGTGATGTGCTCGGACTTCTACCCGGCGATCTCCGCGGACAACGCCGAGCTCGTCACGGACGCGATCGAGCGGATCGAGCCCGGGGGCGTCCGGACGAAGGATGGCCGTCTCCACGAGCTCGACGTGCTCGTGCTGGCGACGGGTTTCGATCCGTCGCGCTTCATCCTGCCGATTCGGGTGACGGGGGAGGGCGGCGCGGATCTCGAGAAGCGCTGGGACGGTGCGCCGCGGGCCCACCGCGCGATGAGCGTCCCGGGCTTCCCGAATCTCTGGATGATCGAGGGGCCGACGGGGCCGGTCGGCAACCTCTCGCTGATCACGATCAGCGAGTATCAGATCGACTACCTGATCCGCTGCCTCGACGAGATGAAGAGCCGTGGCCTCGAGGCGATCGCGCCCCGGGAAGAGGCCTTCGAGGCCTACAACGACGAGATCAAGGAGGGGTTGCCCTCGACCATCTGGGTCCGCGGCGGCTGCAACAGCTGGTATCTGGACAAGACGGGGCTGCCCAACCTCTATCCCTTCTCGCCGGCGCGGTTCCGCAAGGAGATGCGTCGGCCGGACTTCTCGGAGTATCGGCTGATCGAGGAAGCCTGATCGCCGCTACGCCTGGCCGCGCCCGCGCATCTTCAGGCCGGCCCCCTCGCGCCTTCGCATCAACCCCTCCTGGACCGCCGACGCCACCAGCCGGCCGTCGCGGGTGTAGAAGAGGACGCGGCCGAGCGCGCGCGAGCCCTTGAGGACGGGACTGTCGTGGACGGCGTAGATCCACTCGTCCATCCGGAAGGAATCATGGAACCACATCGCGTGGTCGAGGCTCGCCGACTGCGTGTTCGGATCCATGATCCCCCACGGCATCGGATGCTGGGCCGCGACGACGATCGTCTGGTCCGACGCGTAGGCGAGCACCGCCTGGTGGAGAGCCGGGTCGTCGGGCAGCGGGCCGACCGCTTTGAACCAGGCGCGCAGCTCGGGCTCGCGGTCGCCGTCGCCCGTCGCCGTCATGTCGAGGCCGTCCTCGACGAGGATCTGGACGGGGAGGCTGCCGAGCTGCTCGCGGGTGACCTTTCCGCCGAGTGCGGCGGCGCCACGAAGGATGCCTTCCTCGTATTCCTCGCCGCGCGGCGCGGCTGGGATCTCGACGTCGACCTGCCGGGACGGCGCCTCCTCGGGGATCTGGAAGGACATCGACAGGTTGAAGATCGCGCGCTCGCCCTGGTGGGCGACGACGCGTCGGGTCGTGAACGTCCCGCCGTCGCGGATCCGGTCGACGGCGTAGTCGATCGGTTGGTCCGGATCGCCGGGCCGCAGGAAGTACGCGTGCGCCGAGTGCGCGATCCGTTCCGGGTCGACCGTCGCCTGGCCGGCGCGCATCGATTGCGCGAAGACGAGCCCACCATAGATCCGGCCGTTCCCGGCCGGCGGGCTCGTGCCCACGAAGAAGTCGTCGCCGACGTGGGGGCTCGTCTCGACGCGCTCCAGGTCGAGGCGAGAGAGCAGATCGCGCAGGGTTTCGTCGTCCGGGAGAAGCATGGAATGCAGTGGGTAGCGAATCCCGGCCCCACGCGGGGGGATGCCGCGACACGCTTCGAGGGTCTATCGTCGGGGGCTGCGTGGGAAGCCGCGCCGCCCGCCCCGCCGTCCCGCGACGAGCCGGGGTGAGCAGAGACGATGAAGACGATCTCGTGAACCGACACGCACGCCGCGGGCCCCAAGGGCCGATCGGCGAAGGAATTCCGCGATGGCCGAGCTGCCCTTCCTGCTCTTCGATGCCGACAACCACTACTACGAGGCCGAGGACGCGTTCATTCGCCACATCGACCCCAAGATGAAGCGCCGCTGCATGAACTGGGCGACGTTGAACGGGCGCAAGGAGCTGCTCGTCGCGGGCAAGGTCAACCGGTTCATTCCGAACCCGACCTTCGACCCGGTCGCGAAGCCGGGCTGCCTCGACGACTACTACAAGGGAATCAACCCCGAGGGCCAGGGGATCCGCGAGGCCTTCGGCGAGCTCGTTCCGATCGACCCGGTCTACCGCGATCGCGATCTGCGACTCGAGAAGATGACCGAGCAGCGGATCGAGAAGGCGATCTACTTCCCGACCCTCGGCGTCGGGATGGAGGAGGCTCTCAAGGACGATACCGAGGCGGTCCACTGCGCCTTCGAGGCCTTCAATCGCTGGCTCCTCGAGGACTGGGGCTTCGCGTACCAGGAGCGGATCTTCGCCGCGCCCTACATCTCGATCATGGACCGCGAGCGCGGGATCAAGGAACTCCTCTGGGCCCTGGAGAACGACGCGCGTTTCATCGTGATGCGGCCGTCCTTCGTCTACAACAAGGGCGGCAGCATGTCGCCGGCGGATCCCTACTTCGACCCCTTCTGGCAGATCGTGAACGACTCCGGCGTGACCGTCGTCTACCACGGCGGCGACTCGGGCTATGGCCACTACCTGGACGACTGGGGCGAGGGCGGCACGATCCAGAGCTTCCACAGCTCGCCCCTCTCGAGCATCGCGGGGGGCCACAAGGCGCCCTTCGACCTGATGGCGGCGCTGATCTCCCACCGGCTCTTCGAACGCTTCACGAACATCCGGATGGCTTCCATCGAGATGGGCGCGTTCTGGGTGCCGTGGCTGATCCAGTCGATGGAGCGCGCCTACGGCCAGGAGCCGGGGAAGTTCTTCGAGGATCCCGTCGAGACGTTCAAGCGTCACGTCTGGATCGCCCCCTTCCACGAGGACTCGGTGCTCAAGCTGAAGGAGCTGCTCGGGGCCGACCGGCTGCTCCTCGGGTCGGACTGGCCGCACGCCGAGGGTCTCGCGGATCCCACCGACTTCGCCCTCGATCTCGACGGATTCACCGACGAGGAAGTGAAGATGGTCATGCGCGACAACTGCGAGGGCCTCTCGGTCCGTCGCCCCGTCTGATCCGCGCCCCCACGAAGCAAGAGAAGAAGGAACCCGCAATGCGCGCCGCACTCCTCGAGAAGCACTCCCAGCCCCTGACCTTCGTCGACGACATCGACGTGGAGGACCCTCGCGAGGGTGAGGTCCAGGTCCAGGTCTCCCACTGCGGGATCTGTCACTCCGATCTCACGATCGTCGACATGCCGGCGGGCGAGATGCTGCCCCAGGTTCTCGGGCACGAGGCCGCGGGCACGGTCGTGGAGGTCGGCCCGGGCGTGACGCGGCTCCAGAAGGGCGATCGGGTCATGCTGACGCCGCTTCCGACCTGCGGCGTCTGCTACTTCTGCGGTCGCGGGGAGCCCCAGCTCTGCGTCGAAGGCCAGAACTTCATGACCGGCTTGCGGATGGACGGCTCGTCGCCGCTCTCGCGAAACGGCGAGCGCGTCTTCCACGGCTTCGGGCTGGCGGGATGGGGCGAGCTCACGACGGTCCACGAGCGCCGCGCCGTGAAGATCCCGGACGACACGCCGCTCGAAATCGCCTGCGTGGTCGGCTGTTCGGTCCAGACCGGCGTGGGTGCGGTGCTGAACACGGCCAAGGTGGAAGAGGGCGCCACCGTTCTCGTGACGGGCCTGGGCGGCATCGGCGTCTCGATCGTCCAGGGCGCTCGTCTCGCGAACGCCTCGAAGATCATCGTCTCCGACCCGGTCGCCGAGCGTCGCGACTACGCCGCCAACTTCGGCGCGACCCACGTCCTCGACCCGACGCAGGACGACGTGGTCGCGAAGGCCCTCGAGTACACCGGAGGGATCGGCGTCGACTACGCCTTCGACGGCGCGGGACACGAGAAGCTGAT
The sequence above is drawn from the bacterium genome and encodes:
- a CDS encoding VOC family protein is translated as MQLNGIAHVQLTVSDLERARTFWAPLFELFEMKVLIDSEVYFYGIGSRTGIALSPADEGKGEPFDQRRVGLHHLCLRAREREQIDEIHDVVVGLGATVVHPPREDGFAPGYYSLLFEDPDGIRIEVNHVPGKGHLKD
- a CDS encoding Zn-dependent alcohol dehydrogenase, yielding MRAALLEKHSQPLTFVDDIDVEDPREGEVQVQVSHCGICHSDLTIVDMPAGEMLPQVLGHEAAGTVVEVGPGVTRLQKGDRVMLTPLPTCGVCYFCGRGEPQLCVEGQNFMTGLRMDGSSPLSRNGERVFHGFGLAGWGELTTVHERRAVKIPDDTPLEIACVVGCSVQTGVGAVLNTAKVEEGATVLVTGLGGIGVSIVQGARLANASKIIVSDPVAERRDYAANFGATHVLDPTQDDVVAKALEYTGGIGVDYAFDGAGHEKLIEDCVNATRPGGTMTMVGAAMGAYTIPMPALFLTQEKKIQGCILGSCNSHRDVPKFLSLWRKGALDLESMITHRHAIADVNVGLDHMRESRGLRHVLAF
- a CDS encoding amidohydrolase is translated as MAELPFLLFDADNHYYEAEDAFIRHIDPKMKRRCMNWATLNGRKELLVAGKVNRFIPNPTFDPVAKPGCLDDYYKGINPEGQGIREAFGELVPIDPVYRDRDLRLEKMTEQRIEKAIYFPTLGVGMEEALKDDTEAVHCAFEAFNRWLLEDWGFAYQERIFAAPYISIMDRERGIKELLWALENDARFIVMRPSFVYNKGGSMSPADPYFDPFWQIVNDSGVTVVYHGGDSGYGHYLDDWGEGGTIQSFHSSPLSSIAGGHKAPFDLMAALISHRLFERFTNIRMASIEMGAFWVPWLIQSMERAYGQEPGKFFEDPVETFKRHVWIAPFHEDSVLKLKELLGADRLLLGSDWPHAEGLADPTDFALDLDGFTDEEVKMVMRDNCEGLSVRRPV
- a CDS encoding crotonase/enoyl-CoA hydratase family protein, which encodes MSLIQTEDRDEGVRILRIDNGKPNAVSTAMSTELIAALEAAEKDANAVILTGRPGMFSAGFDLGTMGEGPKAAAEMVANGGRLALAIYNHPKPIVGAISGHAVAMGLFMAMVCDYRIGAAGKFKYQANETAIGMTLPDFAIQFSRAALSKRHFDRVIVQSEQYGPEGARDSGMIDEVVEADALEARALEVATHFATNLKQPAFRNNKRLSHGPVAASIAEKLEADIQAAMGG
- a CDS encoding molybdopterin-dependent oxidoreductase encodes the protein MAAPDRHSETITLTRSCPTCEASCGLKVEIDPAARSVLRVEGDPDDPRSEGYLCPKAMAMKEIYEDPERLRKPVKKNDDGSWTEIEWDEAMEIAVRELSAIKEKYGNDANGYYIGNPTGHNVGAQLYIPPFLAGLETQRSFSAATMDQQPQNVALHTMLGDGWMFPIPDIERIDFFVCMGGNPLVSQGSLMSGPNAKKRLQDVIARGPGGQGRVVVIDPRRTETAEIATDHVFIKPGADAYFLLAVCQVLFAEGLANPGRLAAFTDGLDTIERVSADYTPERVEAATGIAPETTRQLVRDFCAAKGAWYGRIGLCTQEFGTLASWLIYVVNVVTGRLDAEGGMLFPRPATGRSEAGRPWEPFAHGRYRTVKRGIPEVDNQLPCGLMAEEMEEASAGEDRMRGFICAIGNPVLSAPNGERLAKALDELEFMLSLDIYINETSRHADLIMPSTVQLEHENYDFLFETTSVRNFTRWSPEFFAPSEDQRHQWQIYCELGARLNGAPSWEIVDDMMVKGMLGMMVGPDTGCPEVTPEQAYDMLQDEHGPLRMIECMIRVGPYGDKFGANPDGLNLEKLRDADQGIDLGALQANRLPDCMPMDRIDLCPEYILGDLPRLEAGLEERSREDRMVLVGRRQIRNMNSWLHNLPALAKGRNRCTLLIHPDDAARLGIESRKFARVASRVGEIEVECEVTDEMMPGVVSLPHGYGHNLPGVRLSVAQDKQPGACANYLTDESSIDVLSATHVANGIPVEVRPA
- a CDS encoding TetR/AcrR family transcriptional regulator, with the translated sequence MPAKRVRRSPEAARAEILEAAEGLLRDHDWALVSVDQLMERTGMTRSSFYHYFKSVDEVAVALFARVEDEIRTAVDDWLEGDEPSDDPETAAVEALTRMFDVWAGHITLMRAMEHAAGRSGAAYEQWRERLVEGYVAQTAAFIDKAVEEGRSDVSDPSTLARALILMNLSVATDEARRPEPFSAERLGRTIGRVWASAIYRNS
- a CDS encoding thioesterase family protein; protein product: MLLPDDETLRDLLSRLDLERVETSPHVGDDFFVGTSPPAGNGRIYGGLVFAQSMRAGQATVDPERIAHSAHAYFLRPGDPDQPIDYAVDRIRDGGTFTTRRVVAHQGERAIFNLSMSFQIPEEAPSRQVDVEIPAAPRGEEYEEGILRGAAALGGKVTREQLGSLPVQILVEDGLDMTATGDGDREPELRAWFKAVGPLPDDPALHQAVLAYASDQTIVVAAQHPMPWGIMDPNTQSASLDHAMWFHDSFRMDEWIYAVHDSPVLKGSRALGRVLFYTRDGRLVASAVQEGLMRRREGAGLKMRGRGQA
- a CDS encoding NAD(P)/FAD-dependent oxidoreductase gives rise to the protein MASAAPTTRIEPLDVHPGWARSGRTPRIAIIGAGMSGIASVVKLRRAGYTDLTVYEKADRVGGTWRENHYPGLSCDVPSYWYSFTFAPNPDWSHRFSYGPEIQAYMEKTARDFGVTDVVRFGTAVADLRYEAPRWRLTTEHGDEEVYDIVVSATGVLHHPVLPDIEGLESFEGEMFHSARWQDDVELAGRRVGVIGTGSTAAQIVGEIGPKVGDLSVFQRTPQWMAPLAQKEYSAGWKRFARAFPIVLKGLYYFYYWFMSTRIGGAVLGDEKAHKMLSEACQRNLEDSVADPALREKLTPDYAAACKRLVMCSDFYPAISADNAELVTDAIERIEPGGVRTKDGRLHELDVLVLATGFDPSRFILPIRVTGEGGADLEKRWDGAPRAHRAMSVPGFPNLWMIEGPTGPVGNLSLITISEYQIDYLIRCLDEMKSRGLEAIAPREEAFEAYNDEIKEGLPSTIWVRGGCNSWYLDKTGLPNLYPFSPARFRKEMRRPDFSEYRLIEEA